In Triticum urartu cultivar G1812 chromosome 6, Tu2.1, whole genome shotgun sequence, the following proteins share a genomic window:
- the LOC125512258 gene encoding RNA-binding protein L-like isoform X2 — translation MMPQPQPGVAPPQWGAIPPPMPPHHLYAPPPPQMWGQPLPPQQAAYYGRPAAPTQAPAGPNEVRTLWLGDLQYWMDENYVYNCFASTGEVQSVKLIRDKQTGQLQGYGFIEFTSRAGAERVLQTFNGAMMPNVEMAYRLNWATAGEKHDDGADYTIFVGDLAADVTDYVLQETFRVRYPSVKGAKVVTDKLTMHPKGYGFVKFGDPTEQTRAMTEMNGMLCSSRPMRIGPAANKQKAAGVQEKVPSSQGVQTDNDPSNSTIFVGGLDPKATEDVLKQVFTPYGDVVHVKIPVGKRCGFVQYASRSSAEEALLMLQGTMIGGQNVRLSWGRSPSNKQVQDFNHWGGATANAGYYRYGQGYGAYGYATQPQDPNMYGYGTYAGYPNYPQQVAQQPQQEPVKSSLITDAV, via the exons ATGATGCCCCAGCCGCAGCCCGGCGTCGCCCCGCCGCAGTGGGGCGCCATCCCACCGCCCATGCCGCCTCACCACCTCtacgcgccgccgcccccgcagATGTGGGGCCAGCCGCTGCCGCCCCAGCAGGCCGCGTACTACGGCCGGCCGGCTGCCCCGACGCAGGCGCCCGCTGGGCCCAACGAGGTCAGGACACTCTGGTTAGGGGACCTGCAGTACTGGATGGACGAGAACTACGTCTACAATTGCTTCGCGAgcaccggcgag GTGCAATCTGTGAAGCTGATTCGTGACAAGCAGACTGGACAACTTCAAGGTTATGGCTTCATTGAATTCACAAGCCGTGCTGGCGCTGAAAGAGTTCTTCAGACATTCAACGGGGCAATGATGCCAAATGTTGAGATGGCATACAGATTGAACTGGGCGACTGCTGGTGAAAAGCATGATGATGGCGCTGATTACACAATATTTGTTGGTGATTTGGCTGCTGATGTCACAGACTACGTATTGCAAGAGACATTTAGGGTACGGTATCCCTCTGTTAAGGGTGCAAAAGTTGTAACGGATAAACTGACAATGCACCCAAAGGGCTATGGCTTTGTGAAATTTGGTGATCCCACAGAGCAAACTCGTGCAATGACTGAAATGAATGGGATGCTCTGTTCTTCAAGGCCCATGCGTATCGGACCAGCTGCAAATAAGCAAAAAGCAGCTGGAGTTCAAGAGAAAG TACCAAGTTCTCAGGGGGTTCAGACTGACAATGATCCTAGCAATTCCACT ATATTTGTTGGTGGCCTTGACCCCAAAGCTACTGAGGATGTGTTGAAACAAGTTTTCACTCCATATGGTGATGTGGTCCATGTTAAGATACCTGTTGGCAAAAGATGTGGTTTTGTTCAATATGCTAGCAG ATCCTCTGCAGAGGAAGCCCTGCTAATGCTGCAAGGTACCATGATTGGAGGGCAGAACGTGAGGCTTTCATGGGGTCGAAGCCCTTCAAACAAACAAGTTCAG GACTTCAACCACTGGGGTGGTGCTACTGCTAATGCTGGCTACTATCGCTACGGACAAGGCTACGGGGCTTATGGATATGCTACTCAACCTCAGGACCCAAACATGTATGGGTATGGGACATATGCTGGCTACCCAAACTATCCACAACAAGTAGCACAGCAGCCGCAGCAGGAACCTGTAAAATCTTCGTTAATTACAGATGCCGTCTGA
- the LOC125512258 gene encoding RNA-binding protein L-like isoform X1 — protein MMPQPQPGVAPPQWGAIPPPMPPHHLYAPPPPQMWGQPLPPQQAAYYGRPAAPTQAPAGPNEVRTLWLGDLQYWMDENYVYNCFASTGEVQSVKLIRDKQTGQLQGYGFIEFTSRAGAERVLQTFNGAMMPNVEMAYRLNWATAGEKHDDGADYTIFVGDLAADVTDYVLQETFRVRYPSVKGAKVVTDKLTMHPKGYGFVKFGDPTEQTRAMTEMNGMLCSSRPMRIGPAANKQKAAGVQEKVPSSQGVQTDNDPSNSTIFVGGLDPKATEDVLKQVFTPYGDVVHVKIPVGKRCGFVQYASRSSAEEALLMLQGTMIGGQNVRLSWGRSPSNKQVQSQQDFNHWGGATANAGYYRYGQGYGAYGYATQPQDPNMYGYGTYAGYPNYPQQVAQQPQQEPVKSSLITDAV, from the exons ATGATGCCCCAGCCGCAGCCCGGCGTCGCCCCGCCGCAGTGGGGCGCCATCCCACCGCCCATGCCGCCTCACCACCTCtacgcgccgccgcccccgcagATGTGGGGCCAGCCGCTGCCGCCCCAGCAGGCCGCGTACTACGGCCGGCCGGCTGCCCCGACGCAGGCGCCCGCTGGGCCCAACGAGGTCAGGACACTCTGGTTAGGGGACCTGCAGTACTGGATGGACGAGAACTACGTCTACAATTGCTTCGCGAgcaccggcgag GTGCAATCTGTGAAGCTGATTCGTGACAAGCAGACTGGACAACTTCAAGGTTATGGCTTCATTGAATTCACAAGCCGTGCTGGCGCTGAAAGAGTTCTTCAGACATTCAACGGGGCAATGATGCCAAATGTTGAGATGGCATACAGATTGAACTGGGCGACTGCTGGTGAAAAGCATGATGATGGCGCTGATTACACAATATTTGTTGGTGATTTGGCTGCTGATGTCACAGACTACGTATTGCAAGAGACATTTAGGGTACGGTATCCCTCTGTTAAGGGTGCAAAAGTTGTAACGGATAAACTGACAATGCACCCAAAGGGCTATGGCTTTGTGAAATTTGGTGATCCCACAGAGCAAACTCGTGCAATGACTGAAATGAATGGGATGCTCTGTTCTTCAAGGCCCATGCGTATCGGACCAGCTGCAAATAAGCAAAAAGCAGCTGGAGTTCAAGAGAAAG TACCAAGTTCTCAGGGGGTTCAGACTGACAATGATCCTAGCAATTCCACT ATATTTGTTGGTGGCCTTGACCCCAAAGCTACTGAGGATGTGTTGAAACAAGTTTTCACTCCATATGGTGATGTGGTCCATGTTAAGATACCTGTTGGCAAAAGATGTGGTTTTGTTCAATATGCTAGCAG ATCCTCTGCAGAGGAAGCCCTGCTAATGCTGCAAGGTACCATGATTGGAGGGCAGAACGTGAGGCTTTCATGGGGTCGAAGCCCTTCAAACAAACAAGTTCAG TCTCAACAGGACTTCAACCACTGGGGTGGTGCTACTGCTAATGCTGGCTACTATCGCTACGGACAAGGCTACGGGGCTTATGGATATGCTACTCAACCTCAGGACCCAAACATGTATGGGTATGGGACATATGCTGGCTACCCAAACTATCCACAACAAGTAGCACAGCAGCCGCAGCAGGAACCTGTAAAATCTTCGTTAATTACAGATGCCGTCTGA
- the LOC125515889 gene encoding geranylgeranyl pyrophosphate synthase 7, chloroplastic-like encodes MAKVAPFLLHHATPLPNLKLHAPPRSTSLHARHSTPGLARCAVTAPTSTTATTTVLQDEEPFSLDRYMASKAVTVNEALDRALPPGHPERLLESMRYSLLAGGKRVRPMLALAACELVGGDEAAAEPVACAVEMVHAMSLVHDDLPCMDDDDLRRGRPTNHVAFGVSTALLAGDALLALAFEHLARGCADRGVPADRALRAVAELAGAVGAGGLAAGQVVDLASEGADVGLATLEYIHVHKTARLLEAAAVCGAIVAGGDDEEVEGIRRYARYVGLLFQVVDDVLDVTRTSEQLGKTAGKDLATDKATYPKLMGVDGARAYAAELVASAEAELDRFDAARTEPLRHLARFIAYRQH; translated from the coding sequence ATGGCCAAGGTCGCGCCATTTCTCCTCCACCATGCGACGCCACTGCCCAACCTCAAGCTCCATGCTCCTCCGAGAAGCACCTCACTTCATGCCAGGCACTCCACGCCCGGCCTCGCACGGTGCGCCGTGACGGCTCCGACgagcaccaccgccaccaccaccgtGTTGCAGGACGAGGAGCCCTTCAGCCTCGACCGGTACATGGCGTCCAAGGCGGTGACCGTGAACGAGGCGCTCGACCGCGCCCTGCCGCCCGGGCACCCCGAGCGGCTCCTCGAGTCCATGCGCTACTCGCTCCTCGCGGGCGGCAAGCGGGTGCGCCCCATGCTCGCGCTCGCCGCGTGCGAGCTGGTGGGCGGCGACGAGGCCGCCGCCGAGCCCGTGGCCTGCGCCGTCGAGATGGTCCACGCCATGTCGCTCGTCCACGACGACCTCCCCTGCATGGACGACGACGACCTCCGGCGCGGCCGCCCCACTAACCACGTCGCCTTCGGCGTCAGCACCGCGCTGCTCGCCGGAGACGCGCTCCTGGCGCTCGCGTTCGAGCACCTCGCCCGGGGCTGCGCGGACCGCGGCGTGCCGGCCGACCGCGCGCTCCGCGCCGTGGCGGAGCTCGCGGGCGCCGTGGGCGCGGGCGGGCTTGCGGCGGGCCAGGTCGTGGACCTCGCCAGCGAGGGCGCCGACGTCGGCCTCGCCACCCTGGAGTACATCCACGTGCACAAGACGGCGCGGCTCCTGGAGGCCGCGGCGGTGTGCGGCGCCATCGTCGCCGGAGGAGACGACGAGGAGGTCGAGGGCATCCGGCGGTACGCGCGTTACGTCGGGCTGCTGTTCCAGGTGGTGGACGACGTGCTGGACGTGACGCGCACGTCCGAGCAGCTGGGGAAGACGGCGGGGAAGGACCTGGCGACCGACAAGGCCACGTACCCGAAGCTGATGGGCGTGGACGGGGCGCGCGCGTACGCAGCCGAGCTTGTGGCGAGCGCCGAGGCAGAGCTAGACCGCTTCGACGCTGCTCGTACAGAGCCTCTGCGTCACCTCGCGCGCTTCATTGCGTACCGGCAGCACTGA